The Streptomyces sp. NBC_01255 genome window below encodes:
- a CDS encoding WhiB family transcriptional regulator, which yields MQLEAHAPSVPPSDSIPLPGSTEDPTLTPLTALTALDDAIENLGVPVPCRAYDPEVFFAESPADVEYAKSLCRTCPLMAACLAGAQERREPWGVWGGELFVQGVVVARKRPRGRPRKNPVAA from the coding sequence GTGCAACTCGAAGCGCACGCCCCGTCCGTACCGCCTTCCGATTCGATCCCCCTGCCCGGCTCCACGGAGGACCCCACTTTGACCCCCCTCACCGCGCTCACCGCGCTCGACGACGCCATCGAGAACCTCGGCGTCCCCGTCCCCTGTCGCGCCTACGACCCCGAGGTCTTCTTCGCGGAGTCCCCGGCCGACGTCGAGTACGCGAAGTCCCTCTGCCGGACCTGCCCGCTCATGGCCGCCTGTCTCGCCGGCGCCCAGGAGCGCCGCGAGCCCTGGGGTGTCTGGGGTGGCGAGCTCTTCGTCCAGGGCGTGGTCGTCGCCCGGAAGCGGCCCCGTGGCCGTCCGCGCAAGAACCCGGTCGCGGCATGA
- a CDS encoding TOMM precursor leader peptide-binding protein: MHPMVKPALRRAWRSLQCVQFGITPAHAVVLSPVDTGTGELLALLDGTRGTELLRAEARARGLPDGHLEALLGRLAAAGLLADASNGRPGKAGPGAGAVDPALDPLRADLASLSVVHREPDRAVRTLTARRALRVQVRGAGRVGAMVAALLSAAGVGTVEVLDSGRVEPWETAPGGLPAEAAGERRATAARRLVSRWARGGAGRAGAPPPGDGRGTPGLSLVVVTPRDGLGAYVPDPLPAGPWIATGTPHLYAGVLEATGTVGPLVLPGGTACARCLQEELTDREPVRPRLLAQWRSGAPHPLPACDLALATAVAGLAAAHALAFLDGDLPASTGARWEVSLPLLEWRTERLRPRPDCPCGAARDGEGERTSAAGSAQDTMAG, encoded by the coding sequence ATGCATCCGATGGTGAAACCGGCGCTGCGACGCGCCTGGCGCAGTCTCCAGTGCGTCCAGTTCGGGATCACCCCCGCGCACGCGGTGGTGCTGAGCCCGGTCGACACGGGCACCGGGGAGCTCCTCGCGCTGCTCGACGGCACCCGGGGGACGGAGCTGCTGCGGGCCGAGGCGCGGGCCCGCGGTCTGCCGGACGGACATCTGGAGGCGCTCCTCGGCCGGCTGGCGGCGGCCGGGCTCCTCGCGGACGCCTCGAACGGGCGGCCGGGGAAGGCGGGTCCGGGCGCCGGCGCGGTGGACCCGGCACTCGATCCGCTCCGCGCCGACCTGGCCTCGCTCTCCGTCGTCCACCGCGAGCCCGACCGGGCGGTGCGGACCCTGACCGCCCGGCGGGCCCTGCGCGTCCAGGTCCGCGGGGCGGGGCGGGTGGGGGCGATGGTGGCGGCCCTGCTGTCCGCGGCGGGCGTGGGCACGGTCGAGGTGCTGGACTCCGGCCGGGTCGAGCCATGGGAGACCGCCCCGGGCGGACTGCCGGCCGAGGCCGCCGGCGAGCGCCGGGCGACGGCGGCCCGGCGCCTGGTGAGCCGCTGGGCACGGGGTGGCGCCGGCAGAGCCGGAGCGCCCCCACCGGGTGACGGCCGGGGCACGCCCGGCCTTTCACTCGTCGTGGTGACACCGCGCGACGGTCTCGGCGCGTACGTCCCCGACCCGCTGCCGGCCGGACCGTGGATCGCGACGGGCACGCCCCACCTGTACGCGGGGGTGCTGGAGGCGACGGGGACGGTCGGGCCGCTCGTCCTGCCGGGTGGGACGGCCTGCGCCCGCTGCCTCCAGGAGGAGCTGACGGACCGGGAGCCCGTCCGGCCCCGGCTCCTCGCCCAGTGGCGCTCGGGCGCACCGCATCCGCTGCCCGCCTGCGATCTGGCGCTGGCGACGGCCGTGGCGGGGCTCGCCGCCGCGCACGCGCTCGCGTTCCTGGACGGGGATTTGCCGGCCTCGACGGGCGCGCGCTGGGAGGTGTCACTGCCGCTGTTGGAGTGGCGGACGGAGCGTCTGCGGCCGCGCCCTGACTGCCCGTGCGGGGCGGCGCGCGACGGAGAAGGGGAGCGCACCTCGGCAGCCGGAAGCGCGCAGGACACAATGGCGGGGTAA
- a CDS encoding ATP-dependent DNA helicase UvrD2, whose protein sequence is MTAATHSTLFPQVPETADAVLDGLDPEQREVARALSGPVCVLAGAGTGKTRAITHRIAYGVRAGILQPASVLAVTFTNRAAGEMRGRLRELGAGGVQARTFHSAALRQLQFFWPKAVGGDMPRLLDRKIQLVADAAARCRIRLDRNELRDVTGEIEWAKVTQTVPADYPAAVAKSVRDAPRDPAEISQIYALYEQLKRDRSVIDFEDVLLLTVGILQDRHDIAEQIRRQYQHFVVDEYQDVSPLQQRLLDLWLGDRDNLCVVGDASQTIYSFTGATPDHLLNFRNRHPNATVVKLVRDYRSTPQVVHLANGLLSQARGRAAEHRLELISQRDPGPEPAYTEYADEPAEAEGTARRIRDLIAAGVPAGEIAVLYRINAQSEVYEQALADAGVPYQLRGAERFFERQEVREAGIALRGAARAGGNDSLLDDAEDLPSQVRAVLSTKGWTTKPPSGSGAVRDRWESLAALVRLAEDFARAKSGATLSDLVAELDERAAAQHAPTVQGVTLASLHAAKGLEWDAVFLVGLTEGMMPITYAKTDEQVEEERRLLYVGVTRARLHLSLSWALSRAPGGRASRRPTRFLKGLRPGSGSLGSATVAGAGGIERGITAGRRKPRGPVLCRVCGATLTEAGAMKLMRCEDCPSDMDEGLYERLRDWRAEQAKELAQPAYCVFTDKTLMAIAERVPTTDGELSSISGVGIRKLDRFGADVLAICAGGEGRTGEDEVS, encoded by the coding sequence GTGACAGCAGCAACGCACTCCACTCTCTTCCCGCAGGTCCCGGAGACGGCCGACGCGGTGCTCGACGGGCTCGACCCCGAGCAGCGCGAGGTCGCACGGGCCCTGAGCGGCCCGGTGTGCGTGCTGGCGGGAGCCGGCACGGGCAAGACGCGCGCCATCACCCACCGGATCGCATACGGGGTGCGGGCGGGGATACTCCAGCCCGCCAGTGTGCTGGCCGTCACGTTCACCAACCGCGCAGCCGGCGAGATGCGCGGCCGGCTCCGGGAGCTCGGGGCGGGCGGAGTCCAGGCCCGCACGTTCCACTCCGCGGCCCTCCGTCAGCTCCAGTTCTTCTGGCCGAAGGCCGTCGGCGGCGACATGCCCCGGCTCCTGGACCGGAAGATCCAGCTCGTCGCCGACGCCGCGGCCCGCTGCCGCATCCGGCTCGACCGGAACGAGCTGCGCGACGTCACGGGCGAGATCGAATGGGCCAAGGTCACCCAGACGGTCCCCGCCGACTATCCGGCCGCGGTCGCCAAGTCCGTCAGGGACGCCCCGCGCGATCCGGCCGAGATCAGTCAGATCTACGCGCTGTACGAGCAGCTCAAGCGCGACCGCTCGGTGATCGACTTCGAGGACGTGCTGCTGCTCACCGTCGGCATCCTCCAGGACCGGCACGACATCGCCGAGCAGATCCGCCGCCAGTACCAGCACTTCGTCGTGGACGAGTACCAGGACGTCTCCCCGCTCCAGCAGCGCCTGCTCGACCTGTGGCTCGGCGACCGCGACAACCTCTGCGTGGTCGGCGACGCCAGCCAGACCATCTACTCGTTCACCGGCGCCACCCCCGACCACCTGCTGAACTTCCGCAACCGTCACCCGAACGCCACGGTGGTCAAGCTCGTCCGCGACTACCGCTCCACCCCGCAGGTCGTCCACCTCGCCAACGGCCTGCTGAGCCAGGCCCGCGGCCGGGCCGCCGAGCACCGCCTGGAGCTGATCTCCCAGCGCGACCCGGGCCCCGAGCCCGCCTACACGGAGTACGCCGACGAACCGGCCGAGGCCGAGGGCACCGCCCGCCGCATCCGGGACCTGATCGCCGCCGGCGTCCCGGCCGGCGAGATCGCCGTCCTCTACCGGATCAACGCCCAGTCCGAGGTCTACGAGCAGGCCCTCGCCGACGCCGGAGTGCCCTACCAGCTCCGCGGCGCCGAGCGCTTCTTCGAGCGCCAGGAGGTACGGGAAGCCGGCATCGCCCTGCGCGGCGCGGCCCGCGCCGGTGGCAACGACTCCCTCCTCGACGACGCCGAGGACCTGCCCTCGCAGGTCAGGGCCGTCCTCTCCACCAAGGGCTGGACCACCAAGCCGCCCTCCGGCTCCGGCGCGGTCCGCGACCGCTGGGAGTCGCTCGCCGCTCTCGTCCGGCTCGCCGAGGACTTCGCCCGCGCCAAGTCCGGCGCCACCCTCTCCGACCTGGTCGCCGAGCTCGACGAGCGGGCCGCCGCCCAGCACGCGCCGACCGTCCAGGGCGTCACCCTCGCCTCGCTGCACGCGGCCAAGGGCCTCGAATGGGACGCCGTGTTCCTGGTCGGCCTCACCGAGGGCATGATGCCCATCACGTACGCCAAGACCGACGAGCAGGTCGAGGAGGAGCGCCGCCTGCTGTACGTCGGCGTCACCCGGGCCCGCCTCCACCTCTCGCTCTCCTGGGCGCTGTCCCGCGCCCCGGGTGGCCGCGCCTCCCGGCGCCCCACCCGCTTCCTCAAGGGGCTGCGACCCGGCTCCGGCTCCCTCGGCTCCGCCACCGTCGCCGGGGCCGGAGGCATCGAGCGGGGCATCACCGCCGGCCGGCGCAAGCCGCGCGGCCCCGTCCTGTGCCGGGTCTGCGGGGCGACGCTCACCGAGGCCGGTGCCATGAAGCTCATGCGCTGCGAGGACTGCCCCTCGGACATGGACGAGGGGCTCTACGAGCGGCTCCGCGACTGGCGCGCCGAGCAGGCGAAGGAGCTGGCCCAGCCCGCCTACTGCGTCTTCACCGACAAGACGCTCATGGCCATCGCCGAACGCGTCCCGACCACCGACGGCGAGCTCTCCTCGATCTCCGGCGTCGGCATCCGCAAGCTCGACCGCTTCGGAGCCGACGTCCTGGCCATCTGCGCAGGTGGGGAGGGAAGGACGGGGGAGGACGAAGTCTCGTGA
- a CDS encoding ABC1 kinase family protein, translated as MSDLPRKAVTRTAKLAALPLGFAGRATWGLGKRIGGKSAELVARELQQRTAEQLFKVLGELKGGAMKLGQALSVFESALPEEVAGPYRAALTKLQDAAPPMPTSTVHAVLGERLGENWRELFLEFEDKPAAAASIGQVHRAVWHDGREVAVKVQYPGAGEALLSDLTQLSRFARLLGPLVPGMDIKPLITEMRDRVSEELDYALEATSQREHAEVFADDPDVVVPAVVHQSEQVLVTEWMDGIPLSEVIADGTEAQRDRAGQLLARFLFSGPARTGLLHADPHPGNFRLLPGAEGDEDPASWRLGVLDFGTVDRLPGGLPETIGVCLRMTLAGEAETVYELLRAEGFVKDSVALDPDAVLAYLLPIIEPAEAETFLFTRGWLRAQAARIADPRSPAHQLGKQLNLPPSYLLIHRVTLSTIGVLCQLNATVRLRDELEEWLPGFVAPDTD; from the coding sequence ATGTCTGATCTTCCCCGGAAGGCGGTCACCCGGACCGCCAAGTTGGCCGCGTTGCCGCTCGGCTTCGCCGGGCGGGCCACGTGGGGCCTGGGCAAACGGATCGGCGGCAAGTCCGCCGAGCTGGTCGCCCGCGAGCTCCAGCAGCGCACGGCCGAGCAGCTGTTCAAGGTGCTCGGCGAGCTGAAGGGCGGGGCCATGAAACTGGGTCAGGCGCTGTCCGTCTTCGAGTCGGCCCTCCCGGAGGAGGTCGCCGGACCGTACCGGGCGGCGCTGACGAAGCTTCAGGACGCGGCGCCGCCGATGCCGACGTCCACCGTCCACGCGGTCCTCGGCGAGCGGCTCGGGGAGAACTGGCGTGAGCTGTTCCTGGAGTTCGAGGACAAGCCGGCGGCGGCTGCCTCGATCGGGCAGGTGCACCGGGCGGTCTGGCACGACGGCCGCGAGGTCGCGGTGAAGGTGCAGTACCCGGGCGCCGGGGAGGCACTGCTCTCGGACCTGACCCAGTTGAGCCGCTTCGCCCGGCTCCTCGGGCCGCTCGTGCCGGGGATGGACATCAAGCCGCTGATCACCGAGATGCGGGACCGGGTCTCCGAGGAGCTGGACTACGCCCTGGAGGCGACGTCCCAGCGGGAGCACGCGGAGGTGTTCGCGGACGATCCCGACGTGGTCGTACCGGCGGTGGTGCACCAGTCGGAGCAGGTCCTCGTGACCGAGTGGATGGACGGGATCCCGCTCTCGGAGGTGATCGCGGACGGCACGGAGGCCCAGCGGGACCGGGCGGGGCAGCTGCTGGCCCGCTTCCTCTTCTCCGGCCCCGCGCGCACCGGCCTGCTCCATGCCGACCCGCACCCGGGGAACTTCCGGCTGCTGCCGGGCGCCGAGGGGGACGAGGATCCGGCGAGCTGGCGCCTCGGCGTCCTCGACTTCGGCACCGTGGACCGGCTCCCGGGCGGGCTGCCGGAGACGATCGGCGTGTGTCTGCGGATGACGCTCGCCGGTGAGGCCGAGACCGTCTACGAACTGCTCCGCGCGGAGGGGTTCGTCAAGGATTCCGTCGCCCTCGACCCGGACGCGGTCCTCGCGTACCTGCTGCCGATCATCGAACCGGCCGAGGCGGAGACGTTCCTGTTCACCCGCGGCTGGCTCCGCGCCCAGGCCGCCCGGATCGCCGACCCCCGCTCCCCCGCCCACCAGCTGGGCAAGCAGCTCAACCTGCCGCCCTCGTACCTGTTGATACACCGTGTGACGTTGAGCACCATCGGGGTGCTGTGCCAGCTCAACGCGACGGTACGGCTCCGGGACGAGCTGGAGGAGTGGCTGCCCGGCTTCGTCGCGCCGGACACCGACTGA
- the nudC gene encoding NAD(+) diphosphatase, with protein sequence MSTLKHASTDRPDRPISLTAPSGIDRAAHHRLDEAWLAAAWSHPTTRVFVVSGGQVLIDDRPDGTTELVMTPAFEAPVTETHRYFLGTDADGVSYFALQKDSLPGRMDQSARPAGLREAGLLLSDRDAGLMVHAVALENWQRLHRFCSRCGDRTVIAAAGHIRRCQACGAEHYPRTDPAVIMLVTDDQDRALLGRQVHWPEGRFSTLAGFVEPGESIEQSVAREVFEEAGVTVGEVEYIASQPWPFPSSLMLGFFARATSSEINVDGEEIHEARWFSREDLAAGFESGEVLPPYGISIASRLIELWYGKPLPKPGDVV encoded by the coding sequence GTGAGCACCTTGAAGCACGCGTCAACGGACCGACCGGACCGCCCGATCTCGCTCACCGCACCGAGCGGCATCGACCGGGCCGCACACCACCGCCTCGACGAGGCGTGGCTGGCGGCCGCCTGGAGCCACCCCACGACCCGCGTCTTCGTGGTCTCCGGGGGGCAGGTGCTGATCGACGACCGGCCCGACGGCACCACCGAGCTCGTCATGACCCCGGCCTTCGAGGCACCCGTCACCGAGACCCACCGCTACTTCCTGGGCACGGACGCCGACGGGGTGTCCTACTTCGCGCTCCAGAAGGACTCCCTGCCCGGTCGCATGGACCAGTCCGCCCGGCCCGCGGGGCTGCGCGAGGCCGGGCTGCTGCTCTCCGACCGCGACGCGGGCCTCATGGTGCACGCCGTGGCCCTGGAGAACTGGCAGCGCCTCCACCGCTTCTGCTCGCGCTGCGGCGACCGCACCGTCATCGCCGCCGCCGGGCACATCCGGCGCTGCCAGGCATGCGGCGCCGAGCACTACCCGCGTACCGACCCGGCGGTCATCATGCTGGTCACGGACGACCAGGACCGGGCCCTGCTGGGCCGCCAGGTGCACTGGCCGGAGGGCCGCTTCTCGACCCTCGCGGGCTTCGTCGAGCCCGGCGAGTCCATCGAGCAGTCGGTGGCCCGCGAGGTCTTCGAGGAGGCCGGTGTCACGGTCGGCGAGGTCGAGTACATCGCCAGCCAGCCCTGGCCCTTCCCGTCCAGCCTCATGCTGGGCTTCTTCGCCCGCGCCACCTCCTCGGAGATAAACGTGGACGGCGAGGAGATCCACGAGGCCCGCTGGTTCTCCCGCGAGGACCTCGCGGCCGGCTTCGAGTCCGGCGAGGTGCTGCCCCCGTACGGCATCTCGATCGCCTCCCGCCTGATCGAGCTCTGGTACGGCAAGCCGCTCCCGAAGCCGGGCGACGTGGTCTGA
- a CDS encoding dipeptidase, producing the protein MSETPDSAVHAVRTYIEQHRAAFLGDLAEWLRIPSVSAQPDRAGDVRRSAEWLAAKLTETGFATVEVWETDGAPAVFAEWPSGDPDAPTVLVYGHHDVQPAAREDGWHTEPFEPTVIDGRMYARGAADDKGQVFFHTLGVRAHLAATGRTAPAVNLKLIVEGEEESGSPHFRELVETHAERLAADAVIVSDTGMWSETTPTVCTGMRGVADCEIELYGPDQDIHSGSFGGAVPNPATAAGRIVAALHDETERVAIPGFYEGVTELSDAERALVAELPFDEAAWLRTAKSHGTHGEAGFSTLERVWARPTAEVNGIGGGYQGPGGKTIVPASAQLKLSFRLVAGQDPAKIELAVRDWLAGLVPAGIRYEIVFGAPTRPCLTPLDHPALKAVAGAMSRAFDGAKVRYTREGGSGPAADLQDVLEAPVLFLGISVPSDGWHAPNEKIELDLLMKGVETTAHLWGDLPAALGPVRP; encoded by the coding sequence ATGAGCGAGACCCCGGACAGCGCCGTCCACGCCGTGCGTACGTACATCGAGCAGCACCGCGCCGCCTTCCTCGGCGACCTGGCCGAGTGGCTGCGCATCCCCTCCGTGTCGGCGCAGCCGGACCGCGCAGGGGACGTCCGGCGCAGCGCCGAATGGCTCGCCGCGAAGCTCACGGAGACCGGCTTCGCCACGGTCGAGGTGTGGGAGACGGACGGCGCCCCGGCGGTCTTCGCCGAGTGGCCCTCCGGGGACCCGGACGCCCCGACGGTCCTCGTCTACGGCCACCACGACGTGCAGCCCGCGGCCCGGGAGGACGGCTGGCACACGGAGCCCTTCGAGCCGACCGTGATCGACGGCCGGATGTACGCGCGGGGCGCCGCCGACGACAAGGGCCAGGTGTTCTTCCACACACTCGGGGTCCGCGCCCACCTCGCCGCCACCGGCCGCACCGCCCCCGCCGTCAACCTGAAGCTGATCGTGGAGGGCGAGGAGGAGTCGGGCTCGCCGCACTTCCGCGAGCTCGTCGAGACCCACGCCGAGCGGCTCGCCGCCGACGCCGTGATCGTCTCCGACACCGGCATGTGGTCCGAGACGACCCCCACCGTGTGCACCGGGATGCGCGGGGTCGCCGACTGCGAGATCGAGCTGTACGGCCCCGACCAGGACATCCACTCCGGCTCCTTCGGCGGCGCCGTACCGAACCCGGCCACCGCCGCCGGCCGGATCGTCGCCGCGCTGCACGACGAGACCGAGCGCGTCGCGATCCCCGGGTTCTACGAGGGCGTCACCGAACTCTCCGACGCCGAGCGCGCCCTGGTCGCCGAGCTCCCCTTCGACGAGGCGGCCTGGCTGCGTACGGCCAAGTCCCACGGCACGCACGGCGAGGCCGGCTTCTCCACCCTGGAGCGGGTCTGGGCCCGCCCCACCGCCGAGGTCAACGGCATCGGCGGCGGCTACCAGGGCCCCGGCGGCAAGACGATCGTCCCCGCGTCCGCCCAGCTCAAGCTGTCGTTCCGGCTCGTCGCCGGCCAGGACCCGGCCAAGATCGAGCTCGCCGTCCGGGACTGGCTCGCCGGGCTCGTCCCCGCCGGCATCCGGTACGAGATCGTCTTCGGCGCCCCGACCCGCCCCTGCCTCACTCCCCTCGACCACCCCGCCCTCAAGGCGGTGGCCGGGGCCATGAGCAGGGCCTTCGACGGCGCCAAGGTCCGCTACACCCGCGAGGGCGGTTCCGGGCCGGCCGCCGACCTCCAGGACGTCCTGGAGGCACCCGTGCTGTTCCTGGGCATCTCCGTCCCGTCCGACGGCTGGCACGCCCCGAACGAGAAGATCGAGCTCGACCTCCTCATGAAGGGCGTCGAGACCACGGCTCACCTGTGGGGCGACCTGCCCGCCGCCCTCGGGCCCGTCCGACCCTGA
- a CDS encoding mycoredoxin, which produces MQGTVTMYSTTWCGYCRRLKSQMDREGIAYSEINIEQDPESAAYVEKANGGNQTVPTVRIVPVAGGDEVVMTNPSLAQVKQALGA; this is translated from the coding sequence ATGCAGGGCACTGTGACGATGTACAGCACCACGTGGTGCGGCTACTGCCGTCGGCTGAAGAGCCAGATGGACCGCGAGGGCATCGCGTACTCGGAGATCAACATCGAGCAGGACCCGGAGTCGGCGGCGTACGTCGAGAAGGCCAACGGGGGCAACCAGACCGTCCCGACCGTCCGCATCGTTCCCGTCGCCGGCGGCGACGAGGTCGTCATGACGAACCCCAGCCTCGCGCAGGTGAAGCAGGCGCTCGGCGCCTGA